A stretch of the Bacteroidota bacterium genome encodes the following:
- the rpsG gene encoding 30S ribosomal protein S7, with translation MRKTKAKKRILLPDPKFNDILVTRFVNNLMYDGKKSTAYDVFYDAIEIVQKRTPDVDGLDTFKKALSNITPAVEVRSRRVGGATFQIPSEIRPERKLSMGIKWMILYARKRNEKSMAQKLAGEIVAAAKEEGAAFKKKEDVHKMAEANKAFSHFRF, from the coding sequence ATGAGAAAGACCAAAGCCAAAAAGAGAATTCTTTTACCTGATCCAAAATTTAATGATATTTTGGTAACACGTTTCGTGAACAATTTGATGTATGATGGTAAAAAAAGTACTGCATACGATGTGTTTTATGATGCAATCGAAATCGTTCAGAAAAGAACTCCGGATGTTGATGGATTAGATACATTCAAAAAAGCATTGAGTAACATCACTCCAGCAGTTGAGGTACGTAGCCGAAGAGTTGGTGGTGCTACCTTTCAGATTCCTTCTGAAATTCGTCCGGAAAGAAAACTTTCTATGGGAATTAAATGGATGATTCTTTATGCTCGTAAACGTAACGAAAAATCAATGGCTCAAAAATTAGCCGGAGAAATTGTTGCAGCAGCAAAAGAAGAAGGTGCAGCTTTCAAAAAGAAAGAAGACGTTCATAAAATGGCAGAAGCGAACAAAGCGTTCTCTCACTTTAGATTTTAA
- a CDS encoding 30S ribosomal protein S12, with translation MPTISQLVRKGRLKAVNKSKSAALDSCPQKRGVCTRVYTTTPKKPNSAMRKVARVRLTNKKEVNAYIPGEGHNLQEHSIVLIRGGRVKDLPGVRYHIVRGALDTSGVDGRNQRRSKYGTKKPKAGAKPAAKK, from the coding sequence ATGCCTACAATATCACAATTAGTGCGTAAAGGGAGATTAAAAGCAGTTAACAAAAGTAAGTCTGCGGCTCTTGATTCTTGTCCTCAAAAACGTGGAGTTTGTACACGTGTATACACGACAACTCCAAAAAAGCCGAATTCGGCTATGAGAAAAGTTGCCCGTGTGCGTTTAACCAACAAAAAAGAGGTGAATGCCTACATTCCGGGAGAAGGTCATAACTTACAAGAACACTCGATTGTGTTAATTCGTGGTGGAAGGGTAAAAGATTTACCAGGAGTTCGTTACCATATCGTTCGTGGTGCATTGGATACTTCTGGAGTTGATGGTCGTAACCAAAGACGTTCAAAATACGGAACTAAAAAACCAAAAGCAGGTGCTAAACCAGCTGCTAAAAAATAA
- a CDS encoding gliding motility-associated C-terminal domain-containing protein codes for MFVSTTTGEINLAGSTLGTYDIIYSTNGVCPNADTVSITITNAPSAVFSYSTPFCQTDANPTPSFVVGSSAGVFSATPAGLVFASTSTGEIDMASSTPGTYTITNTIAAAGGCATAVATSTIIIDPSATVDAGTNGVICAGNTYVISGATIGGSATGSTWTTSGSGTFDNSAILGATYTPSFADTTAGVVTLYLTTNDPAGACGPVVDSITVTINNTPSAPIVTNPPAACAGSAITPISVTSSGSVTWYADAALTSLIGTANPYTPVVTTTTNYWVTGTIGACQGPATMVTVTINQLPVADTSVVTVTAADCGTTTGAITGVTVVSGTAPYSYSWVDSSGTVVGTALDLSGVGPGNYVLTITDSNGCSISLGGFSGFVVNSSSSVVASFNTDTTSGETPLSVTFTNTSTGATSYLWSFGVNGDTSTVFSPTYIYTPLGQYTACLIAMNAAGCADTACTTIDVFINSVFVIPNVFTPNGDNNNDVFTVQAIGLETMDAEIYNRWGQKEYEWHTTNGGWDGRTASGVEAPDGTYFFIIKAKGFDGKEYFEKGYFLLTR; via the coding sequence GTGTTTGTTAGTACAACCACAGGTGAAATAAATTTGGCCGGAAGTACTTTAGGAACGTACGACATCATCTACTCAACTAATGGTGTTTGTCCAAATGCGGATACTGTTAGTATAACAATTACAAACGCACCAAGTGCTGTATTCTCATATTCAACTCCTTTCTGTCAAACAGATGCGAATCCGACACCATCATTTGTTGTAGGATCTAGTGCGGGTGTGTTTAGTGCAACACCTGCAGGTTTAGTATTTGCAAGTACAAGTACAGGAGAAATTGATATGGCTAGTTCTACTCCTGGAACATATACGATTACCAATACGATTGCAGCCGCTGGCGGATGTGCTACAGCAGTTGCAACATCTACGATTATCATTGACCCTTCTGCAACTGTTGATGCGGGAACAAATGGCGTTATCTGTGCAGGAAACACCTATGTTATTTCCGGTGCAACAATTGGTGGCAGTGCAACGGGTTCTACTTGGACAACCAGCGGTTCCGGAACATTTGATAATTCAGCTATTTTAGGTGCAACATACACGCCTTCATTTGCGGATACAACTGCTGGTGTAGTTACATTATACTTAACAACAAACGATCCTGCAGGTGCTTGTGGTCCTGTTGTAGACAGTATTACTGTAACCATAAATAATACGCCATCAGCTCCAATTGTAACAAATCCACCAGCTGCATGTGCCGGAAGTGCAATTACACCGATTTCGGTTACAAGTTCCGGATCAGTGACATGGTATGCAGATGCAGCATTAACATCTTTAATTGGTACAGCAAATCCTTACACTCCGGTAGTAACCACAACTACCAATTACTGGGTAACCGGAACTATTGGTGCTTGTCAAGGACCAGCAACAATGGTAACTGTTACAATAAATCAATTGCCGGTTGCTGATACGTCCGTTGTTACTGTAACAGCCGCGGATTGTGGAACCACAACAGGAGCCATAACAGGTGTTACTGTAGTGAGTGGAACCGCTCCCTATTCGTATTCATGGGTGGATAGTTCAGGAACGGTTGTTGGAACAGCCTTGGATTTGTCGGGTGTTGGGCCTGGTAATTATGTATTAACAATTACTGATTCCAATGGATGCTCCATTTCATTAGGCGGATTTTCCGGATTTGTTGTGAATTCTTCATCCAGCGTGGTTGCATCGTTTAATACCGATACAACATCTGGTGAAACACCACTTTCTGTGACGTTTACCAATACAAGCACCGGAGCAACCAGTTATTTATGGAGTTTTGGAGTTAATGGGGATACGTCAACGGTATTTAGTCCAACATACATCTATACTCCTTTGGGTCAATATACAGCTTGTTTAATTGCTATGAATGCTGCAGGCTGTGCAGATACAGCTTGTACAACGATAGATGTATTTATTAATTCAGTATTCGTAATTCCAAACGTATTTACTCCGAATGGTGATAATAACAATGATGTATTTACTGTTCAAGCAATTGGCTTAGAAACAATGGATGCAGAAATTTACAACCGTTGGGGACAAAAAGAATATGAATGGCATACTACCAATGGTGGTTGGGATGGAAGAACAGCGAGTGGGGTAGAGGCTCCTGATGGAACGTACTTCTTCATTATAAAAGCGAAAGGATTTGACGGGAAAGAGTATTTTGAAAAAGGATATTTCTTGTTGACACGTTAA